A segment of the Thiohalomonas denitrificans genome:
CTACGTCATATTTCTGCAGCGGAAAGGCAGTTGCCAGCAGCATGGCGTCGGCTGAAGCGGCGTTCAGCTGGTATACGCTGGGCTGGTTGATATCGCCGCGAATCACGAAAATCTGGCTGGCATCGGCGAGGTCCTTATCCATACCCCCGGCTGCACTGATGGCCTCGGCGAGGCTGAGCCGGCCGTGGCGCATCGCGGCCGTGGAGGGGTCGTTAACCTCGCCCATGACGTAGACCTGGTTATCGCTCCGATCGGGGACATAGATCTGATCGCCATCGCGCAACCGGAAGTTGCCTTCCGCCCCGGCGCTGTAAATGGAGAGCAGGTCCAGCTGATGCACCTGACTCCCGCGGGTGACGCGGACATCCGTCAGGTCCGCTTCGGGGGTGGTGCCGCCGGCAAGATTGATGGCCTCGACCACCGTCAGCGGCCGGTCGTTGATGGGGACGACGTTGGGTGTGCCCACCTGGCCGGCGATATAGACCTTTTTGCTGCGATAGGCGGCGACCCGCACATCGACTTGCGGCCTCTGGATATAGTGGTGCAGACGTTCGGCAATGAGCTTTCGTATCTCGCCGATGGTAAGACCCGCCACTTCCAGGACACCAATGTAGGGATAGAAGATAGCGCCGTCGGCATCGACCAGGTGGCCGGCGATTTCTGCCGAGCGAAATTCACCGGCCGGGATGGTGAGCTCGGGGTGGTCCCATACGGTGACGGTCAGGACGTCACCGGGCCCGATGCGGTAGTCGCTCTCGTCGAGCCTTTCGGCTGCGGCGGCAGGACGGCTGCGATGGGTCCTGGCCCTGGTCTGTTCAGCGATGAGTTGCGGGGTGATGGGGACCAGGCGCGGCTGGATCTGCGGATCGGTTGGCTCGGGTGCGACCTGCGTCATGGCGGAGACGTCCATTTTCATGCCGGGCGTGGTGGCACAGCCGGACAGCAACGTGACCAGGCCTGCCAGAATCAGCAATGAAAAAATCTTTGTTCTTCTCACAATCGCTCCAACCAGGTTTCGACACCCTGCTCGATCGCCTTGAGCGCACGCTCGAAGGCCTCTTTCGGCTTGCGGTAGGGATCGGGGATATTGAAATGGTCCCAATGGCCGAGCGTGTAGACCCTGCCCCTTGCCATCGGGAAGTGCTGTTCGATTTCCTGTCGGTGCCAGGCTTCCATCACCAGGATGAGTTCGCTGCTGCGAACCTGGGTGGTATCCAGTTGCCGGGCGCGGTGGGAGGAGATATCAATGCCTCGCTGTTTCATCAGCTCAATGGCGGTGGGGTCTGCTTCCTTCCCCACCAGAGCGCCGATGCCGGCTGATGAAACATTGATGCCACGACCGCCAAGCCTTGCCCGAAGCACGCCTTCGGCCATCGGACTGCGGCAGATATTCCCGACGCAGACGACGAGGATACTGTTCAACATCGTGTTGCCTAACCCCCCCAATAGGGGACGATTATAATGAAAACTTGCCAGCAGATACAGAGGATGTCGGCGCAGTTTGGGGATTAAAATGCCGGCTGCCGACAAGCGTTACAGGTGCTTGGTATCCGGTGAGGCCGGAAATCGCCGCGGGGTGGGTGCCTGCCGGCTGCGATTGGTTCATGTGGGAAATAGTGTGGGCCACTAGTCCCGCAGGCCGCTGAAGCCGGTGTATTGGTCGGTGTTCAGCAGCAGCCGCTGTTCCACCAGGCCGTAGAGGTCGCCGGGCGAGGCGACGGTCTGGCCGACATCCCGAGTCCAGGGGCGCAGGGCGATGGTGCCGCGGTTGCGGGTGTCTTTGGTGAGCAGGCTGGAGATCGGGATAGAGACGAAGATGCCTTTGTCGTGGTACGGGTCATCGGGCGAGCCCGGGCTGGTGATGTCGTCGCCGTCGGTGACGGTGTACCAGGCGCCGAGTTCGAAGCCGGAGGCGAAACGGCGCTTCAGCTGGACACGGACGCCGCGGTCTTTGGCCAGGAAGCGGCCGCCGGTGGTGCTGATAGTGAGCCCGTGGGAGGGAATGCGGTAGTGCAGCGAGGCCAGGGCGGTTACGGTCGAGTAGTCGCGAAAGCCGGTCCCCTCGAAGTCCCGCTGCTTGAGCCAATCGACGCTGAGATCCGCCGCCCAGTTGCCGACTTCGGGCACGTAGAGGGCCTGGCCGCCGAAACCGCCGTACATCTCCTCGTAGATGCCGGCCGAGAAGCGGGTGTAGACACGTTGGGCCGGGTGGGCGTATTGGCTGAGCAGGGCGTGGTTGAGCTTGGCTTCTGCGCCCCGCTTGTATTCGGCCACATCGGTGCGGACATGCGGCAGTTCGCTGTTGGACTCCTGGGTGACGTCACTGACATCCTCGAGCAGGGTGACACGGGCGCCGGCATCGAAAAACAGCCCGCGTCCGAAATCGTGGGTGAAGGTGCCGAGGGCGAAGATGTCGTAGTGGAAGGCGCCGCTGGGATCGTTCAGGTAGGTGCCCAGATTGAAGGGTTTGATCTGCCAGCGACTCAGGTTGCGCGACTCCTGTTCGAGGACAAGGGTCGCGTCCGCGTCGGAGTAGCCGAATTCGATATCGTCGGGCGTCTCATCCGGCTCGATTTTGATGTCTTCAGCGGCAAAGCGCTGCCGATCTTCCGGTTCGGCGAACCGCACGCTCATGGTGGGCTCGAGCGTGGCATGGCTGAGTTCACCGGCGAAATAGCTACGCAGCGCGTCGGCATCGGTAAAGGTGTAGGTGAGCAGCGGCTGCTCTCGCTCGGTATAGAGGATCTGCAGGGTGCGCGTGTCGGCGGGCCCGCGCGCCAGCAGTACTCTGGCCGCCCGGCCTACGGCGCGGCCCACCAGGGTAATGCGGGGGTGGGTGAGCTCCGCCTGCAGGGTTCGGGAGCCGCGATCGATGCGCACCTTGACCTTCTTGAAGCCGCGCTCCTCCAGAGTACGGACCAGATCCCGGGGATAGACAGGGTCGGCCTGCCACTCCTCGATCGACGCGGTAACCGGCTCGCCGGTGAAGGGGGCGGGCTCGTGCATGTTGGGGATGAAGGTGGATCTGCCGAGCGGGATGTCGAAGTGCAGGTTGAAGCCGACCTCGTCGTCCTGCTGGCTGACCTGCGCGCCCAGCCAGCCCCACTGGTACTCCAATCCGTATTGCCAGCCGCCTTCACGATCGGTGGCGCCGGAGCGCTCTCCCTGGAAATCGTTTTGGTAGTCGTTGGCGTCGTACTCCGCCACCAGGCGCCAGTTATTTGTGACGTGGTAGCGGAGGCCGCCGTAGACCCCGTCGATACGATCCTCTCCATAGCCAATGGTGGCGTCGAGGTCCCCAAGTCGCTTGCTCGCGGCGATGTAGTTGGCCGGGAAGAGCTGCGTACCGAGGTAATCCTGGGTGCCTACGCTGACTGCGGGGAGGAGCTGCGATTCCTTGAGG
Coding sequences within it:
- a CDS encoding polysaccharide export protein; translation: MRRTKIFSLLILAGLVTLLSGCATTPGMKMDVSAMTQVAPEPTDPQIQPRLVPITPQLIAEQTRARTHRSRPAAAAERLDESDYRIGPGDVLTVTVWDHPELTIPAGEFRSAEIAGHLVDADGAIFYPYIGVLEVAGLTIGEIRKLIAERLHHYIQRPQVDVRVAAYRSKKVYIAGQVGTPNVVPINDRPLTVVEAINLAGGTTPEADLTDVRVTRGSQVHQLDLLSIYSAGAEGNFRLRDGDQIYVPDRSDNQVYVMGEVNDPSTAAMRHGRLSLAEAISAAGGMDKDLADASQIFVIRGDINQPSVYQLNAASADAMLLATAFPLQKYDVVYVSPTGLTRWNRVVRQILPTIQTLWQTDNLVNR
- a CDS encoding low molecular weight protein-tyrosine-phosphatase, coding for MLNSILVVCVGNICRSPMAEGVLRARLGGRGINVSSAGIGALVGKEADPTAIELMKQRGIDISSHRARQLDTTQVRSSELILVMEAWHRQEIEQHFPMARGRVYTLGHWDHFNIPDPYRKPKEAFERALKAIEQGVETWLERL
- a CDS encoding YjbH domain-containing protein: MSRFVAIAALIAFSPVVWGAPSSTGQTGLINMPDGRVEEDGMWRMGVSRSDPYTAFWTSVSLFPRLEVSARYTEIAGIYGTSDYWKDYGNYKDKAFDAKLHLLKESQLLPAVSVGTQDYLGTQLFPANYIAASKRLGDLDATIGYGEDRIDGVYGGLRYHVTNNWRLVAEYDANDYQNDFQGERSGATDREGGWQYGLEYQWGWLGAQVSQQDDEVGFNLHFDIPLGRSTFIPNMHEPAPFTGEPVTASIEEWQADPVYPRDLVRTLEERGFKKVKVRIDRGSRTLQAELTHPRITLVGRAVGRAARVLLARGPADTRTLQILYTEREQPLLTYTFTDADALRSYFAGELSHATLEPTMSVRFAEPEDRQRFAAEDIKIEPDETPDDIEFGYSDADATLVLEQESRNLSRWQIKPFNLGTYLNDPSGAFHYDIFALGTFTHDFGRGLFFDAGARVTLLEDVSDVTQESNSELPHVRTDVAEYKRGAEAKLNHALLSQYAHPAQRVYTRFSAGIYEEMYGGFGGQALYVPEVGNWAADLSVDWLKQRDFEGTGFRDYSTVTALASLHYRIPSHGLTISTTGGRFLAKDRGVRVQLKRRFASGFELGAWYTVTDGDDITSPGSPDDPYHDKGIFVSIPISSLLTKDTRNRGTIALRPWTRDVGQTVASPGDLYGLVEQRLLLNTDQYTGFSGLRD